DNA from Clarias gariepinus isolate MV-2021 ecotype Netherlands chromosome 23, CGAR_prim_01v2, whole genome shotgun sequence:
GCAGTATATTCTTTTTAGATACACAAAGTACACAGTTACTGTCCATTTTACCAGCTTCTGATGCTGCAAAAATGTTGGACAATGTTTACGGTGTCTGCAAATAAATGTCAATGTTACAAATGTTAAAGGCTATTCCTGTTGTGTTTATGGTAACCCAGCAACTTAGGAATATTACAATAGTTTTAATGAAGTGACATCCAATATTATCGATATACAatattattcaatttaattgtatttaagtGTATTTAGGTGCAGATGAAGATTTATCTGTAAAAGTAAATCAGGTTCACTTAAATATTTAGTTAATGTTAGTCAATTTGTCTCAgatattcaataaaaataaatcaatctctTCCAGATTTCTCTCAGATATTCATTgaatataacttttttcctAGTAAAGGTAAAACAGTTTttcttaaaatgatttaatttagcttaaaatatttatgctgaatacattatattttcaacagttaatattgaatctaacataaattaataaaaaaaattacagttaaatatatatattgttctacatgtaaataatttatccTATGTTTCTTACTCATTATCATAGTAGTAAAAGTTACTTAAATATGTTAGGTGTCACTTAGttgccataattttttttaagtaaaccccaggtcagatttttttacagtgtataacAAAAAGGTTTAATTTGAAAACCACAATACAGCCTCATTTTAGGAAATTTAAGCCTTaactttttacacaaaacatgATGCACGTTTTACCGATCCAATCGCATCActtctttctgtcatgtgatCAGTAAACCAAGACTGCAGAGCATTGGCTGCCATGGCAGAACTAAATggatttttggagaatgttgaagcTAAGAGAAAGGATGTTTATGTTCGGTTATTGTCCCTGCAGTAAGACAAGCAGCATTGCTTTTGTCCCACAACTCGAGGGTCCACAGATGTGACCAGGACAGACAGTTGTTAtgtggcatacatgttagaGTAAATGTTGGTATTCTGGTGTTCGGAGGTTTTATTTGTAACATTGTTTTGTGCTTCAAATAAAATCAACTCAAATAAGCTATTTAACATCAACCCAAATAGATGATGTCACAAAGTTCTTaatttttaagtgtttatttatgtgaaatAAATTCAGCTTGTGATTCTGTAGTCCACTTTAACGAGGAAACAGATCCAGATATCAGTAACTTTACTGTCATGAACTTCTTCTGCCACTTGTACGCTGCTCACTGTGGAACCCCCATGACAACCCTCAGCAGGAGCTCGAGGTGGAACATATGAAGTCAGTAGGTGGAACCCATAGTTGCCCCACAGGGTGCCTCCTTTAGCAGTCTGTATACCCAGCTCCCAGCCTCCTCTGTACCTTTTATCCCTTTcttcaaacatatttttttatttattaactaaatCCTTGGAGTGAAACTTCAGCTAAACCCCAATCTAAGAGACTGGGGTAAAGACAGTGATGTGGCCTTCTATTCACAAAAGTTCAGCAGTTTCTACATGTTTGGTCAAGCGAGAGTCAAGATCAGACAGTTCAGACAAAAGagtacttacacacacacacacacaaccaacaGTCTTCTGAGGACTTCTTTATTCTGCCCAAAGCAACCTAAATGAATGTAGAGACAACAACTCTGATTGTGGAGAACCATATAAAGAACGTGTGGCCCAAAGTGATGAGAACACGGCAAGAACACTCTGAGAGCACAATGAGAGCGTACTGAGAACATGCTGTGGAACTCAATATCTACTAGACTCTCTGTGCTGAGGTCCAACCTTACAGTTTAAAAGTGCACCCTTCTAAACTCTCACACTTTCATTTCATCAACCCATTTGTGTAAAGTTTGTCCTTATAGCAGCTTCCACGGTTGATGTTCATGTGGGATTTGATTTATTCTAATGTTTTCTGTGTGTTTATTACAGTGAAGagtcttttctttgtttttttcctctacaGAATTCCACTGTGGGCTGTGTTTTAGCCACACtgaaccttgtgtgtgtgtgtgtgtgtgtgtgtgtgagaaagagagggagagagagagagagattaaattTAAGCCTTTGCTGTCCTCTGGTGGTGAACTCTGACAACACAAAAGAAATCTATTATAATACACACTGAAAATGTCGAAATGTACGAAACGGAGTTGTGACGATGCGTCGTCAGCTCCTACTGCTAAGAAGTGTAAAATATGAAAGTATTACATTAGCTATCTTCAGCTTGGCTTTACGGTGGCTGGGACAGATGCTGAACCGCTGCCCCAGGTTGTCATTTGCGCAGATCTGCTGGCAAATGATAGCATGAAGCCATGCAAGCTGAAGCATTTCCATTTAGAAACTAAACATCCAACACTTAAAGATAAACCCTTGGATTTTTTCAAATTGAAGTTATCTGGCCTTGAACAGCAGAAACGCAACCTCAGCTAACACACATCAGTGTCCAAGCGTGTGTGGCTAAATTAGGAAAACCGCACACAATCGCCGAGACGCTAATCTCACCTGCTGCTAAAGATAACAGTCAGGTTATGTTTGGAGAAAATTTCACTCAGCAGATTAGTGACATCCCCCTTTCTAACGACAACGTTAGCCTATCTGACATGGCAAGCGATGTTAAAGAGCAATTGCTAGTTAACATCATGCAAAGCCAGTACTATGGCCTACAGCTTGATGAGACAACTGATGTTGCAGGGCTAGCACAGTTGCTTACCCATGTcagatatgtaaaaaaaaactaatattgaGGAGGACATTCGCGTTTGGCGTGCTCGTCTGATTAATAAAAAGGCACATGATAGGGGAGGTTTGGGGGGGCTTTAGTTCCAAAAGGTTGAGAACCTctgacgtagagtattatggtgaactggtatgtttagatgctgtcctcctcactctcactgatcactcaggtttgttgacggtgaggtgattggttgttttacatctcagttcatgtctgtattttcttctggctcctcccttttatctatgatgtcatagttagtcctgccagagtccctgcttgattatgtgactgtgaccatacctaactgttctcTCGCCTCCTCTCTCcgtccctctctctgtcaagctacacatgtcgttcctgagctgccagtgatccagattccctctgccctccagacctgtcagacccatcctggtgccccacttctggttggagatctcgtcacatggatgccccgtgtgtctctttgggatgcgtctggtgtctggggatggtttcactctaccatgaagacggttctggccttgactggtgttgacagctgtttttctgaggacttgacttgactgcagttgcttgatagttcaggactggaatttcctacgagtctacctgagtctccaataactacctggactccatatttacagcAATTAACATCAagtgttatagctgaactgcctaacacacctaacacactgtatgagtgcagatcaatctctgctttctgtttcacccagatgaggatgggttccctgttgagtctggttcctctcagggttccttcctattaccatctcagggagtttttccctcagcaccgccCCTAAAGGCCGAGCTAATGtttctcagtatagagtctcctataaccaaaactctttcaggtttctcagcaggtgcttcactgaggagagcaaacctgttggacacatgcagaagaggtgtgctccggtgggctagccttagcgttataTACACTGTACTCACAGATCCTCTCTAAATATAGTAACATTAAACACCCCATGTCCTCTCTGTCTCAGAGGGACAGGGAAACTCTGCTGATGTGTCCTTTCCACAGGATCTTTAatgaggggtggggtggggggctAAAAACTAAAAGCACAATGTTTTCATGAGGAATTTGTTTGAACAAGaagagacaacacacacacttctctaaGCCATGGagtgttttatatttgttaattttaatcACAGAAATGACAACAGATATTCTTCTTAAAGTCCAGTCAGAAGAAGGGTTTTgggtttttgttgttatttacaACATTGAGTTAAAAATCAGGACAGGTTTTAAAATCAACCACGTGTCTGTAAAAGCTCGAGCTGTACACGCGCGGAACTGGAGAGCTAACGGTGCCAATGATCACAAcgtgaaataaaaataacagcaataaataaaacaggacCAACGTTAAGCGGTTAATCTGATTTTCTGACATGCTGAGCCTAAACTTCACAGAACCCCTGATTTAAGGTGGACTGGTTTATAAACCCGACCCAACATGTCAGTGGCACCTTAAAAACTGAAAgcattaatttctttatatttctgtaaataaacaACTACGCATCTGGACTCATGGGTCAGAAGACGTCAGGATTTAAGGTGGACTGGAGCTTTAAATCCTAAATAACACTGTTCCATCTTAAACTGAGAGCCATGTCGGCAAGCTGATCCAGGAACAGTCTGCTTCCTGCTCAATTTAATTCTCACTTCGTTGCTGGATTAAACCTCAattgatctcacacacacacacacacacacacacacacatacacacgctcaaAACATTCTAACATTACTATTCATACTGACcagggaacaaaacaaaacaactgtgtgtgtatttgaagGTGTCACGAGGAGTACGTGGAGAAATGTAACAGACAAAAACctccaaaacacacaacacacacacaaaaaagacgATGCAAATTATGCCATGTTGTGGCTAATACACAACCGTTTAAGACTTTAATGCATGCTGGAGTTTATACACACCAGGCTATCCAGGCTATTATCTGTTAGCTACCGTTAGCCTTGACTTTGAGTAGAGATAttccttaaacacacactcacacgcattcacacacactcacacacacattcacaaaggGAAAACATAAAATTAGATAAAAACCCATGTTTGTGTGCAACAGATATGAAAGTGTGTGTCGATCTGACTTCAGTAAAGTGATGATCGCCTCAACATTTTATCGCGGTTTATGAAATTACAACAAAactgtctctctttcacacacacacacaaagtgtacTCTATGAAAAACCAATTATTGATTTGTGCAAAGGctgaaacatacacacatatgcacacatgcttacagacacacacacacacacacaaagtatatCATCATGTGACTGTGAAATCTGTCTGATCTGATTTtcgttattataaaaaaaatgcataaaagtttaaaaaacaaacaaacacaaaactgtAAAACAGTGCAAATCATATTCATCACAATTTGTACAGGAATGAAAGTCGTTTTAGAGCGTtagagtgggggggggggtaaaccCAAAGGGGGCGTGACTTGGCATACAGGTGGTCACACTGTTTCTCCAATCAGAGGCTCCACCTCTCAGCTCCGCCTAGTTCTGGAGTGCTGGATCAGCCACTGTAGTGTGatatctaaaacacacacacacacacacacactggtttagCATAACCAGgttcaaattaaatgtaaattattttaattagattcaatattgtgtttgtgtgtgtgtgtgtgtgtgtgtgtgtgtgtctcaccgaTGTTGTCCTTCTCCTTACAGGAGATGGAGTAGCAGCAGATCTCCCGGTCCTGGATGGCAGACAGGTTCCTAACGAGGGGGCGGAGTCTCAGTTAGTTTATTTCTCATTAAGCTGTATCTCAGTAAGAAGCAGTTAATGAATCACTCACATCCTCTCGATCAGCTCCTTCTCATCCAACGCCCCATGGAGATCCCTCTTGTTACCCAACACCAGAAcctgaagcacacacacacacacacacacacacatcaaaaacACACTACTGTGAAGATCTTATTAGCTGGGAAGTTGAATTAAGTGTGTatgcgtgtctgtctgtctgtctgcgtgtctgtctgtctgtctgcgtgtctgtctgtctgtctgcgtgtctgtctgtctgtctgcgtgtctgtctgtctgtctgcgtgtctgtctgtctggtgtctgtctgtctgcgtgtctgtctgtctggtgtctgtctgtctggtgtctgtctgtctgcgtgtctgtctgtctgcgtgtctgtctgtctgcgtgtctGTCGCAGAGAAATCAAGTGTTTAAAATTGTGATGAGCAGTAAACTCATTAGAGCTGGTATAGTGATGTGGATggggctctgtgtgtgtgtgtgtgtgtgtgtgtgtgtgtgtgtcctagcTTGTCCTGTGATAATTACTCCATGATAAGGCATGTTatcaaacagtgtgtgtgtaagtgtgagacTTACAGGGATGCCCTGCAGCTGCGGTTTGTCTAACAGGTTGTGCAGCTCATTCTTAGATGCCTCGATTTTCTCTGGGTCTGCAGCATCCACCATAtacctgatacacacacacacacacacacacacacacacacataggaatTATTCTCTAATAAAATTAACtgtaagtttgcatgtttgcatgtgtgtgtgtttgtgtgagtgtgttacaTGTTACAATAATTATGGTAATGAATACATTACAGTAATAAGTGTGTCACTGCAACAAGTGTGTTAGTTTCCACTGTGGGCgttactgcagtgtgtgtgtgttactgagtgTTACAGCAAAAAGACTTTCACACCAACAAGTGTGTTTACGAGTGAGTGTGGTAcagcaaggtgtgtgtgtgtgttaagggtTTTAATCTGTGTGTTACAATAATGAGTATGTTAGAGTTATGAATGttatattattgtgtgtgtgtgtgtgtgtgtgtgtgtgtgtgtctactcACACAATGGCACTGACCCCCCTGCAGTATCTCTCCCACATACTGCGGAACCGCGGCTGCCCTCCGATATcccacaactacacacacacacacacacacacacacacacacatattttaatACAGCATTATTAAAACATGTCTGGTGAGTGCAGAGTCACtcctgtgagagagagatgactgAAGGAACAGTGTGGAGCTGGGCGGAGCTGGGAGGGACTGGGCGGAGCAGGGAGGGACTGGGCGGAGCTGGGAGGGACTGGGCGGAGCTGTGGGCATCAGAGGTGGTATGAACGCCTCACACCCTTCAGGTAAGTGTTGGTCCCCCCCCCCCGTGTCACACCCttacccctcccccccccccccccccaagccccCAACGCCCCCCGCCCCCTCATCGTCACCCATAGTAAACAGTGACTACACACACAGGAAGTTCTGACACTTACCTTAATGGTAACGTTTCCTTTAGTGATCTTGCGCATGTTGAAGCCAACAGTAGGGATCATGTCCTCACTGAACTGACCTGactgcgtgcacacacacacacacacacacacagaggaaatgATTAgctctcatcacacacacagattagtAGTTCAGGACAGATGCAGTTTTGGAACCAAATTGGAAGTaaaatgtgcagtgtgtgtgtgtgtgtgtgtgtgtgtgtgtgtgtgtgtaattaccGTGTACCAAAGGACAAAATGCACACAGGTGATAAAACATCTGTTATCAGCAATGAaataagtatgtatccaatgttgtaaacattaaagcactttttgtaagtcactctggataagagcgtctgccaaatgcctaaatgtaaatgtgtaaatgaaataatttgcCTCTGGGACAGTGATGTCGGGGGGCGTGTCCAAGTTAACCCTGGATAAGCCCCACCCACATTAAAAATTCGTTagctttgtttttgtaaaagcCATATAATTTATTCTTATACAAATAAACACGTGCCATGTAAGTCCCCtgacagtctcacacacacacacacacacacacacacacacacacacacacacacactattacacAGTAAGTAACGTATACAACATTATGCacactatatgtatatatctatatatattaaaccacacacacacacacacacacacacacactatatgtatatatctatatatattaaaccacacacacacacacacactatatgtatatatctatatatattaaaccacacacacacacacactatatgtatatatctatatatctaaaaccacacacacacacacacacacacacacactatatgtatatatctatatatattaaaccacacacacacacacacatactatatgtatatatctatatatattaaacacacacacacacacacacacacactatatgtatatatctatatatattaaaccacacacacacacacacacacacacacactatatgtatatatatatatatataaaaccacacacacacacacacacacacacacacacactatatgtatatatctatatatattaaaccacacacacacacacacacacacacacacacactatatgtatatatctatatatattaaaccacacacacacacacacacacacactatatgtatatatctatatatattaaaccacacacacacacacacacacactatatgtatatatctatatatattaaaccacacacacacacacacatactatatgtatatatatatatatattaaacaacacacaca
Protein-coding regions in this window:
- the arl8a gene encoding ADP-ribosylation factor-like protein 8A, whose translation is MLALFNKLLDWFKALFWKEEMELTLVGLQYSGKTTFVNVIASGQFSEDMIPTVGFNMRKITKGNVTIKLWDIGGQPRFRSMWERYCRGVSAIVYMVDAADPEKIEASKNELHNLLDKPQLQGIPVLVLGNKRDLHGALDEKELIERMNLSAIQDREICCYSISCKEKDNIDITLQWLIQHSRTRRS